Proteins found in one Neofelis nebulosa isolate mNeoNeb1 chromosome 3, mNeoNeb1.pri, whole genome shotgun sequence genomic segment:
- the IL2 gene encoding interleukin-2 — protein MYKIQLLSCIALTLILVTNSAPASSSTKETQQQLEQLLLDLRLLLNGVNNPENPKLSRMLTFKFYVPKKATELTHLQCLVEELKPLEEVLYLAQSKNFHLNHIKELMSNINVTVLKLKGSETRFTCKYDDETATIVEFLNKWITFCQSIFSTLT, from the exons ATGTACAAAATTCAACTCTTGTCTTGCATTGCACTGACTCTTATACTCGTCACAAACAGTGCACCTGCTTCAAGCTCTACAAAGGAAACACAGCAACAGCTGGAGCAATTACTGCTGGATTTACGGTTGCTTTTGAATGGAGTTAAT AATCCTGAGAACCCCAAACTCTCCAGGATGCTCACATTTAAATTTTACGTGCCCAAGAAG gCCACAGAATTGACACATCTTCAGTGTCTAGTAGAAGAACTCAAACCTCTGGAGGAAGTGCTATATTTAGCTCAAAGCAAAAACTTTCACTTGAATCACATCAAGGAATTAATGAGCAATATCAATGTAACAGTTCTGAAACTAAAG GGATCTGAAACAAGATTCACATGTAAATATGATGATGAGACAGCAACCATTGTAGAATTTCTGAACAAATGGATTACCTTTTGTCAAAGCATCTTCTCAACACTGACTTGA